The DNA region GATGAATTGCATACTATTATGTTGCATTATAAAGAGCTTGTACGCGTTATTGCCGAAAAAGCAATGAAAATAGAAGAGATAAAAGTGATTGAGAATACTGCAATTAATCAAGCGTCTGAAGTTTTGGATGATAATAAAAAAGTGAGCATTGCTTTAGAAGAGACGATTTCAGCTTTATCTAGTAATTTCATTGATCAGATGCGTTTGATTCAGCTTTTAGTGGGAGCTGTGACCATTCTTTTTATTGTTTTACTTGCCATTAGGGTTTCTCATAATGTATCGCTGACAATGGATGAGGTTGAGGCAAAAATAGACGAGGGACTTGAAGAGGTTAATGCACTTAATCGTGAGATCGAAGATACACAAAAAGAGGTTCTTTTTACGATGGGTTCCATTGGCGAAACAAGGTCTCAAGAGACAGGAAATCATGTCAAACGTGTGGCTGAATATACCAAAATACTTGCGCTCTATTATGGGCTTGATGAAGAAGAAGCTGAGATGCTAAAATTGGCTTCTCCTATGCACGACATAGGGAAAATCGGCATTCCTGATCGTGTTTTAAATAAGCCCGGACGATTTGATGAGGATGAGCGTGAGATTATGAATACACATGCAATGCTAGGTTATGAAATGCTCAAACATTCACAAAGACAGCTCCTTAAAATGGCAGCGATCGTTGCAAGAGAACACCACGAAAGATATGATGGTAAAGGTTATCCTGATCAAAAAAGTGGCGAAGATATTCATATTTATGGACGTATTACGGCGTTAGCAGATGTCTTTGATGCACTTGGAAGTGCAAGAATTTATAAACCTGCATGGGAAGATGAAAAAATCTTTGCACTATTTAAAGAAGAGAGAGGAAAACAGTTCGATCCAAGGCTTGTTGATATTTTCTTTGAGCATTTAGATGTTTTTTTAGAAACTCGTGAAAATTTAAAAGATTAAATTCACAAATACTTCACGATTTTGTGTTAGGATTTCACTATATAAAGAAAAGGAGTCCCAGATGAAAATCTTAAATACACTATTAATCTCAGCTGTGTTAGTCCTCAGTGGCATCACAAGCGCTCAGGCAATGGGCGATCGAGAACAGGGTGCTCTGATTGGTGCAGGTGCAGTTGTATTACTAGGTAGTTTAATTAATGCATCACAACAACCAACACGTTATGTTGAAAGTCCTGTATATTATGAAACCAGACCAACGGTTGTGTACAGAGAACCTATTTATGTACCAGAGAGGGTTATTTATGTTGACCCACCACGCCATCATCACTATTATGAAGGCGGTTATTACCGTTCTTATAGATAAGCATTAAAAGTTCAAAGTGGAGGTAGCGACACTCATCGCTACCTTTTTTGCAATATCGCTATTCGCTTACCATCCGTTTTCACAACTTCTAACCCACACTGTCGTGCCAAAATTTCAAGTGTTTTTGGAGTATAGAATATAATATGTGTTGGATCTCTTCGATACCACCATGTTAAAAAATGAGCTTTATCATTGCTGTGAAAAAGTGTCATTAATGCAATCATGCCATCAGGTTTAAGATGTTGAGCTAAAAGTTTTAATGTTTCATTGGGGTTAGCTAAGTGCTCAAAAACTTCCGTCGAGGTAATGAGATCATAGGTTTGATCTTCAAAGCATTTTATAGGCTGGTAAAACTTATCATAATAATCGCCGTGAATACCTCTATTGGTCATAATTTGGCTCAGAACGGGTGTTGGTCCAGAACCAAAATCAAGGGCTTTTCCTTTACATGTAAGATCATTCCAAAAGAAATCTAAAAAATCCTCGAACATCTTTACGTAACCTTCATTTTCTAACGAATTTCGATGATTGTTGTAGAGACTATGCTCTTTTTCCAGTGTAAGATAATAGGCTGAATCAAGGCAAATACCGTGACAGTTTGAACAGTAGAAATAACGCTTTTGAAGTTGGGTGTCCTCCCATAATTTTATAGGATAATTGCAAATTTTACATTTCATTTTTTAACTCTCTTTCCTATTTTTTCAAAAAAGCTATTTAAGTAAATAATTTTTTACTAATTAAGCATTATTATAAAGAATAGTTGATATTATATCTGTAAAATATTGTGAAAGCTAAAAACAAAGATGCGTAAACTCATCGGAATTCTTCTTTTTGTATCTCTTTTTATGTTGCCATACTTCTTTGCCAATACAAAATTTGAAGGCAATGTGATTCGTTTAGGGATGAGTGGACCTTTTAGTGGTGGGCTTACAAGTGTTGGCAATCAATTTTTACTAGGCGCGGAAATCTATCTTCAAAACTTAAATGATCACGGCGGTGTTTATGGAAGAAAGATAGAAATTATCGCTAAAGATGATCGTTATGAACCAAAAATTGCCATTGAAAATGTTGATGAGCTGATTAAAAAAGATAAAATTTTTGCTCTTTTTGGCATTATTGGTACACCCGTAGCTGAGGCTATTTTTCCCATTGCCATTGAAAAGCGGATACCTTTCGTAGGTGCGTATTCGGGAGCAGAATTTCTACGTAATCCTCCTAATCCCATTGTTCTGAATGCCAGAGCCAGTGATCTCGATGAAATTGAAAAGCTCGTACAATATTATGCGGATGATCTTAAATATAAACGTTTTGCACTCTTTTATCAAAATGATAGTTATGGAAGAACGGGTCTTAGTGGTGTCAAAAATGCTCTTGCAAAACGTAATCTTGTACTTGTAGGAGAGGGAAGTTATAAACGTAATACACTCTCTGTTGGAAATGCTTTGTACGAAATAGAGCTATGCAATCCTGAAGTTATTTTGATGATAGGCTCTACGACACCAACAGCTGAGTTTATTAAGCGGGCGCGCAAAAGTCAAAAAATCCGTCAAAATATTCAATTTGGTCTCTTCTCATTTATTGAACCTAAACCGCTGATTGATTTTTTGCATGGCAATGGTAAAGGGATCACTTTCGCACAAGTTGTACCTTCTCCGTGGACATCTGAAGTGGATGAGGTAGAAAATTATCGTATGTTGATGCATAAATATTACCCTAAAGAAGAACTGGGGCATGTCTCATTGGAAGGATATTTTGCAGCGCGTATGATTGCTGAAGTTTTTAAAAGTTTAGGAAAAGAGTTTACAAAAGAAGAGTTTATTAAGGCGTTAGGAACATTTTCAAAAACATTAGACGAAACGGCCATTTCTAAAAATAGAGATGAGCGTTGCAAGTGTTTACATCGAGTCCATTTAAGTGAATATGTCGATGATGATTTTTACTCGGTAGGGCAAAACGATGAACACTAATCCTTTGAGTGATTTTATGGGTAGCATCGATGAGATGACGATTGCGAAAAAGACAACACTTCTTTTTCTCATTATGGTTGTGGGTATGTTTTTTATTGGTAGTTTTGCGCATATGAGTATTAACCGCATTAAAAATAATTTCGATATTTTATACACGAAGCGAATGCTTCCAACCATTCGGCTTGAAAACCTCAAAGATATTTATACCGTTAATGTGTTAGATACGATTCGAGATATTGAAAAAGGCATGATTAGTGCGCAAGAAGGTAAAACAGTGATTGCCCTTGCACAAGAGCTCATTAAAATCGAACTTCAAGAGTATAAAAATAGTTTGAGTATTGACGAAAGTGACTGGCTTATCAAACTAGCGCGCTCATGGGGATTTATGGATGATCCTAGGCATAAACCATTTTTTAAAACTAAAGAGGATGATATTTTAATTTCAAAAATTGAACAAAAAATCCATACGATTGATGGAATTTTGCTCAAAATGTTTAATTATTTTGAAACAAAACAATCGCCAAAAGCAATTGACATATTACAAAATGAACTCTACCCCAGTGTCTATTCGATCAATATTGATCTGACAGGTTTGATCAATCTGAATTTAGACAGTGCGAAAGAGGGGTATGCGCGTACGGAAAAAGTTTATGATAATACATTTGAGTGGATTGTCGTAGCAACGATTGGTACGATTGCTTTTGCGGCACTTTTAGCCATTGTGTTGTTACAAAATATTCGTCTACTTCATGCAAGGCTTGCTAAGATGGTAGATGCTAAAACCTATGAGTTGCAACAGCTTAATCGCAACCTTGAGCTTAAAGTGCAGCATGAAGTGGATCAAAGTCGCCAAAAAGATCAGATCATGTTTCGTCAATCAAGGCTTGCTTCAATGGGTGAGATGATTGGCAATATTGCACATCAGTGGCGTCAACCGCTTAATGCAATTGTACTTATTATTCAAAGCTTTCAGATGAAACGTTTGGCTGGAATCGAATTAAGCGATGAATTTATCGATAGACAGGTCAAAGAAGGCATTGCATTAGCGTCATTGATGTCACATACCATTGATGATTTTCGTAATTTTTTTAAGCCAAATAAAAATGAAGAGCATTTTAGTGTTAAAGACACCGTGGAGTATAGCCTGAAGTTGGTAAAAGCATATTATGCAAAATCAGGTATTGATATTTTTTTAAATTGTACTCAAGATGTACAGATTAGTGGTTATCCCAATGAGTTTTCACAAGTGCTAATGAATCTTTTTTCTAATGCTAAAGATGTTTTAGAAGAGCGAAATATTGAAGAAAAATATATTGAAATCATCATTACAAAACAAGCAAATAACGCAGTAATTAGTGTAATAGATAATGGCGGTGGGATTAGTGAAGAGGTCCAAGATAGAATGTTCGAACCCTATTTTACGACCAAACATAAATCCTCAGGCACAGGTATAGGATTGTACATGTCAAAACAAATTATTGAAAAACAGATGAGAGGCAGTATTATCGGAACGAATATATCGTATGTTTTTAGTAATGGCAAGCGTTACGAAAAATGTGCGATTATAACCATTTTGGTACCACTTGATAAAAAGGAGGATAAATAATATGGATTTTAATGGATTAAAAGATTGTGTGGTGTTATATGTCGAAGATGAAAAATCAGTGCAAATACAAACGCAGATGATTTTAAAAGATTTTGTCAAAGAAGTATATATAGCATCCAATGGAGAAGAGGGGCTTAAAATTGCGCTTGAAAAAGATATTGATATTATTGTAACAGATATTTTAATGCCTGTGATGAATGGTATTGAGATGCTCAAAAAGCTTAAGAATGAGTACCATCGTGATATTCCAGCGATCATTACAACTGCGTTTACTGAAACAGAATATCTCATTGAGGCGATTACGCTTAAAGTTGATGGATTTATTATGAAACCGATTAATGTTAAAGATTTAATCAGTACTATTTATAGTGCGATGCTCCCTAAATTGCATAGTAAAGAGATTCAAGGGTGTTCTTTTATTATTGAAGGACTTGCCGCTCTTATAGGGGGTAAAAAAATTGAGATTTTAAAATATATCATCAGTCATTTGGATGATGATAAAATCTTTAATGGCTCATACCAAGATATTATTGATAATATCGGTGTAAGCAAGCCTACCGTTGTGCATATGTTTCAGCAACTTATCAAAGTGGGTATTTTGGAAAAAGTGAAAAATTAAATGTATCGTTTTAGAAATACCAAGCTTGTTGGAGATCAATAGATGAAAAAAGTAGTTTTAGTTTTATTCTTAGGGATGTGGAGTGCTCTTATAGCGAGTGAAGTTGTTTTCGAAACAACACAAGGCACGATTGTTTTTGCATTGAAGCCAGAGGTGGCACCAAAAGCATGTGAAAATTTTGAAGGTTTGGTGAAAAAAGGATACTACAATGGTATTACTTTTCATCGCATTATTAAAGGCTTCATGATTCAAGGTGGTGATCCTACGGGAACAGGACGTGGTGGTGAATCCATTTATGGAAAACCATTTGAAGACGAATTTAAACCCAATATTGTATTTAATAAACCAGGAATTTTAGCTATGGCTAATGCTGGTCGCAATACGAATGGAAGCCAATTTTTTATCACAACTGTTCCAACACCGCACCTCAATGGAAGGCACACTATTTTTGGCGAAGTGGTTGAGGGGATGGATGTTGTTCGTAAGCTTGAAAATATTGCAACTGATGGGAGAGACATGCCGATGCAACCACAAAAAATTCTCAAAGCGTATTTAAAATAATTTAAGGTAAAATAGTCTCAATTTTGAGACAATAGAGGAGATACCCTATGAAAAAGATCGAAGCAATTATAAAGCCGTTTAAACTTGAAGAAGTTAAAGACGCACTGGCAGGTATTGAAGTCACAGGCATGACTGTGAATGAAGTAAAAGGCTATGGAAGACAGCAAGGACACTCTGAACTGTATCGTGGAGCAGAGTATGTTGTAGATTTTTTGCCAAAGATTAAACTAGATATCGTTGTTGCTGATGAAAATGTAGACAAAGTCATTTCAACGATTTTAGAAGCCGCAAAGACCGGTAAAATAGGCGATGGTAAGATTTTTGTGAGCGATATTCAAAGAATTATTCGTATTAGGACAGCTGAAGAAAACGAAGATGCTATCTAAACTTTAAGCTTTGTGATTAAATTTTAATCACAAAGCTCTTCCTCTTTCTTGTACAATTATCCGTTACATTTTATTTCACACAAAGGTTATGTGTAATGGATCAATCTCATATGCACTATATTATTGACACCTTCTTCTTACTTTTCTCTTCTGTTCTAATTATCTTCATGGTACCAGGCTTTGCAATGCTTGAAGCGGGTCTTGTACGTAGCAAAAATGTCTCTGCGGTACTTACAGGCAATGTCATGCTTTATGCCATAACCTCTTTTATCTTTTTACTCTGGGGTTATAACATTATGTTTGGAGGAAGTGGTTTCTTTCTTGAAGGTGTGATTGCGGATGGGTATAGCCCTTATGCCTATTTTTTATTTCAAATGGCATTTGTGAGTAAAACGGTTTCCATTATGAGTGGAGGCGTTAGTGAGAGAATTCGTATTATTCCTTTTATGATTTTTGCAGTATTAATGAGTGGTTTTATCTATCCTATCGTTGGAAATGCTATTTGGGGTGGAGGATTTTTAAAAGAGGTCCATGATCTTGCAGGGTGTACTGTTATTCACTCCGTGGGAGGTTGGGCATTATTGGCGGGTATCTTGGTTTTAGGTGCTAGACGAGGTCGTTATAGCAAAGAAGGACAGATACGAGCAATTCCTGCTTCCAACATCCCACTGGTAACACTGGGAGGTATGCTTCTTTGGATTGGTTGGTTTGGTTTTAACGGAGGAAGCGCTTTTCATATCTCCAGTGTTGAACATGCTGACCTTGTGGGCTTAATTATCGTCAATACTAATACAGCAGGGCTCGCGGGTGCAATTATAGCTGCAATGATTGTGTATGTACAGTATCGAAAGCTTGATATTACGATGATCCTAAACGGTGCGTTGGGAGGACTTGTTGCCATTACTGCAAGCGCAGACGTAGTTGGCCTTTGGGAGCCAATTATCATTGGTGCTGTTGGCGGAACATTGGTCGTTTTTGCGATTCCTCTTTTTGATAAATTCAAAATTGATGACCCTGTAGGAGCTCTTTCTGTTCATTTGGTCAATGGTATTTGGGGAACGATTGCCGTAGCGCTTTTTGCTGATTTTTCACTGGTTACACAGCTCAAAGGGATTGCCTTAACAGGACTTTTTACCTTTCCTATCTCATACATTGCCTTTGTGATTATCAAAAAGGTTATCGGGCTTAGAAGTGATGAAGAACACGAATATGTAGGGCTTGATCTTGAAGAGTGTGGTCTGGAAGCGTATCCAGAATTTATTAAATCAAAAGTCTAAGAACAGTGCTGTACAGGGAGCTTTTGGCTCCCTAATTTCTTTACATGTAAAATTACCCCATTGGGTATAAAATCTCTTTTTGAACCTTTTCACATTCATTTAAGACCTCAGGACTGAGCTTAATCTCTAGGGCTTTAAAGCTCTCTTCAAGTTGTGTCGCATAACGTGCTCCAATGATGGTGGAAGCAACAAAATCAAAGTGCATGCTCCAAGCAATGGCAAGTGTTACTGGGCTCATACCGTATTTTTTTGCAATCTCAATATATTTGGCTGTTGCTGTTAAGGATTTATCATTGACAAAGCGTTTATACATCGCTTTTTGTCTAGGCTCCCCTGCTTGTAAATATTCTCCAAAACGGCTTTTAGGATCAATAAACGTTTGGTTATATTTTCCACTCAAAACGCCCCCTGCCATCGGCGAGTAGGGAAGAAGCGAAATGCTCTCTTTGCGGCAGACATTAGCAAGTTCGTCTAAGAAGCGAGGATTGAGCAGTGAAAAGTTGTTTTGAATGGATTCAAAACGTGCTAGCTTTTCATATTGAGAGATTGTATTTGATTTCGTTAGCCCATAGGCTGTGTCATTGGATGTGCCGATGTAGCGTACTTTGCCAGATTGAATGAGTTCATCAAAGGCTCGCATCGACTCCTCTTTTGGCACAATTTCATCAGGCCAGTGGACTTGATAAAGGTCGATGTAATCTGTTTTGAGACGTTTTAAACTTCCCTCAACCGCTTTTTGAATATGAAAACGATCGATTGCTGTGTAGCCATGACGAATGGGTGGCACAAACCAGCCGTTTGCTGCTCCAGCAATTTTAGTTGCTAAAATGATGCTTTCACGAGGCTTTGTTGCAAGCCATTCACTGATAATCTCTTCAGTGACTCCAGCATAGCTCTCTTTGGGAGGAACGGGATAAAGTTCAGCCGTATCGAAAAAATTAATGCCACGATCATACGCAGTATCGAGTATTTTGAACGATTCTGTCTTATTACTCCAACTGCCAAAGCTCATTGTACCCATACAAATGGGTGTCACTCTTAGTCCACTTTTCCCGATGTAACGATATTCCATCTCTCTTGCCTTTTCTCTTTTTTCAAAGTATAACATTTTGGCGATGCTTTGATATAATTAAATTTCTTCGAATAAGATCAAAAAGGTTTTGGATGACACATACACTTTTTTCTCCTTTAGATATGCATTTGCATTTACGTGATGAAACGATGCTCAAAGTGGTTGCTCCATTGAGTGCACACAGTTTTGCGGGCGGTATCATCATGCCCAATGTTGTTCCTCCTATTACGACCATTGAAGCGGTACTTTCCTATAAAGAGCGCATTATAAGCGCTATTGGCAACAATGTATTTGATCCTTTAATGACACTTTTTTTTCGTTCGGATTATACGCGTGAATTTTTAGAAAAAGCAGCTTTACATGTAAAAGCGTTGAAGCTCTATCCTTCTGGCATTACAACCAATTCTGAGGGCGGTGTGGCAAGCATGGATATTGAGACATTGCGCCCTGTTTTGGAAGCGATGAGCGATCTTGGGCTTGTTTTATGTGTGCACGGTGAAACAAATGGTTTTGTAATGGATCGTGAAAAAGAGTTTGGCTCCATTTATGAAAGTTTAGCTTCTGCCTTTCCTCGCCTCAAAATCGTTATGGAACACATCACTACCAAAGAGAGTGTGGCTCTTTTAGACAAATATGAAAACCTTTATGCAACGATCACACTTCATCACCTCTTGATAACGTTAGATGATGTTGCAGGTGGAATGCTTCAACCTCACCTTTTTTGTAAACCCATCGCCAAGCGTTATGAAGATCGCGATGCACTTTTACATGTAAGCCTTAAAGCACATCCTAAAGTGATGTTTGGAAGTGATTCTGCGCCGCATCCAATTCACAAAAAAGAGTGTTGCGGTTGCGCGGCAGGTGTTTTTACGGCACCGATTGCCTTGCAAGCTCTCGTAGAACTATTTGACAAACATAACGCATTAGCTTCACTACAAGCGTTTGTCAGTAACAATGCACAAACAATTTATGGCTATAAACCCCTATATAAAGAGGTTATTTTAGAAAAAGTACCCTTTTACGTCACACATAGTTATGCTGACGTTGTCCCTATGTTTGCTAACGAAACACTCGCTTGGAGTATTAAACATGTCGTATAAAATTCTTATTTTAGAAGACAACACACTGCTTCTTCAAACACTGGAAGATTTTTTAGGTGGGCATGATTATATTTGTACTTTGGTTTCAAGCGGAAAAGAGGCACTGAAACAGTGTTATGAAAACAAGTATGATCTTTATCTGTTAGATGTTAAAGTTCCAGATCTTAGTGGGTTCGATTTTTTAAAGGAACTTCGTGCATCGGGTGATCGTACCCCTGCGATTTTTGTGACGTCCTTAAGCGATCAAGATAGCCTTACAAAAGGTTTTATGTTAGGTGGTGATGATTATATTAAAAAGCCTTTTGATCTTGGAGAACTTTTGTTACGCATTAAAGCACTTTTAGCACGTGCAAAAGGGATTGTGGATGATTGGCTCGAAATTGATGATGAGTATAAGCTCAACCTTGCACGTAAACGTCTTTTTCACAATCAAGAAGAGCTTGACATCAATCTCAAAGATTTTGAATTGCTCTATTTGTTGGTCAAAGAGCGAGGTAAAGTTGTGACCAAAGAGATGATCCATGAAAGGCTTTGGAGCAGTAGTGAAGAGATCAATGAAGGATCAATCAGAGTTTACATCAATAATCTGAAAAAGATTTTTGGCAAAGATAGCATTTTAAATATCCGAGGAATTGGGTATCGTTTTGAGAAGTAGTGATAGAATTTTTTTTATTCGCTCCGTTTTAGCTTTTAGTGTTGCTATCTGTTTTGTAGCCCTCTTTGGCATTGCTTTATGGGAATATCTAGAAGAAAGCAAAGTTTGGTTTATTGTACCTTTGTTGGTTACTTCTTTAATCATCGGATATCTCATCGTCTCTTATACCCTTTCATCTTTGTTTAAAACAAACCGTTTTCTCGATATTTTGCTCAAAGACACACTTCATGAGCTTAACATTCCTCTTTCTGTCATCAATGCCAATCTTCAAATGCTCCAAGCTGATGAGCAAGATGTTAAAAAGCTCAAGCGCTTAGAACGCATTGAATTAGCCAGTAAAGACTTGTATACGCTTTATCAAGAGGTGGATTATTATATTAAAAAAGAGATTCAATCCGATGTTCGAGAGAAATTTTATCTAGATGAACTCGTAACGAAAGTCGTTGAAAAACAAAAAGAGATGGCTAATGGGGTGGATATTTTTTATAATGTTTTACATGTAGAGCTCTTTGCGGATAAACATGGTCTAGCCAAAGTCATTTCTAATTTGGTTCATAATGCTTTGAAATACAACCAAAATCATAACCCTCTTTCTATTTTTCAAGAAGAAGATACGCTTATCATTAAAGACCAAGGTATTGGTATGAGTGAGGCAGAGCTCTTTTTGGCATTTAATCGTTATTATCAGGGGGATACGACAAAAGAAGGATATGGTATAGGGCTCAGTCTTGTAAAGGCATATTGTGATGAGTTTAAAATAGCCATGCGTATTAATTCTCAAAAAAATGTGGGTACAGAGGTCATATTGGATATAGCATATCTCTTGAATAAAAAATGATATAATCAATAAAAATCATCATGGACATGACAATGGAAAATGAAGTCGTTTCTCAAAGTGACAAAGAGAAGTTTTTAGCCACATCAGAACTTTTTCTAAAAGAGTTTGAAGAGAAGTTTATAGACTATTTTACCTGTCTGTGTATCAGTTATGATAAGGTAATTACGAAAGAAGAGGCAAAAGAGGTTGCTTTGGCAATCTATCAAGGGCTCTTCAAGTGTGATTATGACATTGGTGAGCTTAGAGAAGATGTTTTTGTACATATGCGTCAAGATGGTGTGATGATAGGGTTTCTTATCAATCGAAGCATGTTTTATTTGATTGAAAATTATATTACCTTTACAAAAATGCATGATATGACACCACAAATTGAGCTTTTAATTGGGTGTGTGAGTAGATTTATTAATCTAATAGAAAGTGAAGTAACGCCTAAAGTATGTAATTTTACTGGAGCATTTGATATGAGCTTTAGTAATGATGTTATGTTCTCTCCAACCAATAATATTATTGAAACATTTAATCAAATGAAACAAGAAAAGCAGAGTGTTGTTTTCCTCAACCTTTATAAAGGTGTTCCTGTTAGCTCAGAAGCAACGGTAGTTGATATTGAAGGTGAAAATGTCACTTTTAAAATTGACCAATTGCAGGAAATTGCAATGAAGCTTGATGGTCAAGCCTTTATTGTCAAAAATGATTATTTTAATAAACATCTAAAAGCAGATATTGTTTATAGTAATTTTCAAACAAATACAGTGGTGTTAACCAACTTTATTTATTTACTCAATATGCCAGCCCTTCAACGAGAGTTTATCAGGGTACATCCTGATATTGTCAAGCGAAGCGCAGAACTGGTCAGTTTTTAGTGTAAAAAAGTTGCGAATTGAAACTTAAACCACCTCTTGATTTTGACCTTCTATGTTTGAAGATTTAGCTTCAAACTTATAGATTTCTGAGTGTAAAACTCCTGTTTGTTTCTTCTCTTTAAGTCGGTAGCTA from Sulfurospirillum diekertiae includes:
- a CDS encoding PilZ domain-containing protein — encoded protein: MENEVVSQSDKEKFLATSELFLKEFEEKFIDYFTCLCISYDKVITKEEAKEVALAIYQGLFKCDYDIGELREDVFVHMRQDGVMIGFLINRSMFYLIENYITFTKMHDMTPQIELLIGCVSRFINLIESEVTPKVCNFTGAFDMSFSNDVMFSPTNNIIETFNQMKQEKQSVVFLNLYKGVPVSSEATVVDIEGENVTFKIDQLQEIAMKLDGQAFIVKNDYFNKHLKADIVYSNFQTNTVVLTNFIYLLNMPALQREFIRVHPDIVKRSAELVSF
- the pyrC gene encoding dihydroorotase; translated protein: MTHTLFSPLDMHLHLRDETMLKVVAPLSAHSFAGGIIMPNVVPPITTIEAVLSYKERIISAIGNNVFDPLMTLFFRSDYTREFLEKAALHVKALKLYPSGITTNSEGGVASMDIETLRPVLEAMSDLGLVLCVHGETNGFVMDREKEFGSIYESLASAFPRLKIVMEHITTKESVALLDKYENLYATITLHHLLITLDDVAGGMLQPHLFCKPIAKRYEDRDALLHVSLKAHPKVMFGSDSAPHPIHKKECCGCAAGVFTAPIALQALVELFDKHNALASLQAFVSNNAQTIYGYKPLYKEVILEKVPFYVTHSYADVVPMFANETLAWSIKHVV
- a CDS encoding sensor histidine kinase, whose translation is MRSSDRIFFIRSVLAFSVAICFVALFGIALWEYLEESKVWFIVPLLVTSLIIGYLIVSYTLSSLFKTNRFLDILLKDTLHELNIPLSVINANLQMLQADEQDVKKLKRLERIELASKDLYTLYQEVDYYIKKEIQSDVREKFYLDELVTKVVEKQKEMANGVDIFYNVLHVELFADKHGLAKVISNLVHNALKYNQNHNPLSIFQEEDTLIIKDQGIGMSEAELFLAFNRYYQGDTTKEGYGIGLSLVKAYCDEFKIAMRINSQKNVGTEVILDIAYLLNKK
- a CDS encoding response regulator transcription factor: MSYKILILEDNTLLLQTLEDFLGGHDYICTLVSSGKEALKQCYENKYDLYLLDVKVPDLSGFDFLKELRASGDRTPAIFVTSLSDQDSLTKGFMLGGDDYIKKPFDLGELLLRIKALLARAKGIVDDWLEIDDEYKLNLARKRLFHNQEELDINLKDFELLYLLVKERGKVVTKEMIHERLWSSSEEINEGSIRVYINNLKKIFGKDSILNIRGIGYRFEK